CCTGTCAAGTTCGTGCCGAACTGACTTTGTTTTTGGCCTGCCGACCCACCTGTTACTCACCGTTCTCCGTTCTTCAGCCGACGAGCGTCACCCCAATCAGGCTCCCGACACCGTAGGTGAGGACGGCAGCAGCGATTCCAATGCCGACCTGACGCAGTCCAGAGAAGAGTACGGAACGCCCCGTGAGAAGCGTGATACCGGCTCCGATGACGAACAACGCGACGGCACTCAGCACGAGACTCACGCCGACGGCGACCAGTCCGCTCAACGCGAAGTACGGGAGGACGGGGACGATGGCCCCGAGTGCAAAGAGCACGAACGATGTCGCGGCCGCTTCCCACGCGGAGCCACCCAGTTCCTCCGGGTTGATACCTAATTCCTCACGAGCGAGCGTGTCCAGTGCCATCTCCTCGTCGGCGATCAACTGCTCGGCGACTTCTCTTGCGCGTTCTTTCGAGAGCCCTTTCGCCTCGTAGATGAGGGCCAACTCTTCTGCCTCCTCCTCGGGAACCTCGGCGAGTTCTGCGGCCTCGATGCCGATCTGGCGTTGGTACAGTTCCCGAGAGCTCTGGACGGAGAGCCACTCGCCCATCGCCATCGAACCCGACCCGGCGAGGAGCCCGGCGAGACCCGTAATCAGAATCGCCGTCGAATCCAGTGCCGCACCGGCGACGCCCATCACGAGACTGAGATTGGA
This window of the Haloarcula marina genome carries:
- a CDS encoding VIT1/CCC1 transporter family protein, which translates into the protein MTTPEDIDRYRRNRQDEIDSATVYAAMADAESQPQIADLYRRLADTERTHADFWTEKIRAAGPDPGEPTPSRRASVLAWLARRFGPGLVLSSMQAGEAIGGSDYATQPEVTGTGMAADERSHERLLTVLAEIPGQGARGEVLAQLEGRHRATSGNALRAAVLGANDGLVSNLSLVMGVAGAALDSTAILITGLAGLLAGSGSMAMGEWLSVQSSRELYQRQIGIEAAELAEVPEEEAEELALIYEAKGLSKERAREVAEQLIADEEMALDTLAREELGINPEELGGSAWEAAATSFVLFALGAIVPVLPYFALSGLVAVGVSLVLSAVALFVIGAGITLLTGRSVLFSGLRQVGIGIAAAVLTYGVGSLIGVTLVG